The DNA sequence TTCAGGTACGCCACAGACTATGTTGACAACGATGATGGAAGCTACGCCTCTGTAGCGAACGTCACTCTGGGGTTCGAGGAGGGGGTGCGGAGGAGCGGGGTGGGGACGAGCAGGGTGAGAAACGTGCAGAGGGCGGAGGGGTCGACGGTGGTGAGGGGGAACTTGGTGGTGAGTGGAGTTGGGAGAAATCAGCAAGAATATGGCTACTCTAGTGATAAATGGTGCTATTTTAGGAATGTGAGCAGCTTCAACTACACTATTCTTCATGATGAAGTCAGCCATGCTTGTATAAAAGATCGATTGTGGCCATATTCTTCGAGGAGGAACTTTCGTGTGAAGAAAGGGCTTATTggattttgatgatttttttcattacGGAAATTGAGGTGAAAATTAGTGATTTCTTTTAGGCTTGTAAGTGTAATTAAGATATTTGGTTTgttgaataaattagtaatCCATTTTGGATGAATAAAAGATGAGAAAGTATTAATTGATCCGTCAGATTAAAgtgaatctttttttttttattattattgaattttatacggagaataaagtgaagaCGATGATGTTTCTATTTCAGGGCAAATGAATtgtgtataaaaataaacgaGATACTTAAGTAGGATAAATGAAGTATCGTATTgatgtatataaaaattatcaattttatagaACATATgaaataatgaagaaaaaaaggtcTAAAACAATTGAACAAAGCCAAGTAAATTACTCTACCACAAGAAACTTAATAGTGGATGCTCAATGTGTACCGTGGACACGATGACTACTACATCGAAGATGCGTGTGTCCTTCCCGGCCCTCTCGTACTAGAAAAggttagagcatccgcagcggtaaACACTTTCgtgctcgtccgtccgtgccgctgagcaccgCCTAGCTCGTCCGTCCGCTGATGGAGCGCGTCCGttcgtgccagcggcacggcgctgctcttagctaagagcacgtccgtgccgctgagcaacACACGTGGCGTCGCCTTATTCCCAATGGCATAGCAGTtggcttatttaatttattttttttaaatgcgaaattaattaaaaaatgtttttaaataaaaaaatattttcccacttcccaaaaaaatatatccgttttctccccacttttaatttattttttaatttgtcccccctaaaatttacattttcatctataaatacccccacttcaacacaaaaaaatcacattctcatctattctatcatcatccacattctctcatcttttttctagAATCacattatgtatttttattttttagtattttaattatgtaattttcattttttaggattttaattatgtaatttttattttttaatgtatttttataatgtagaaatgtttttaataattggagtatttaaattgaataatagaatggtgggacccttgaacttgtccttagctaagagcacagatgtgggtgttgtgctcttagctaagaacaaggagtaaaagtgggtccggacACACTTCCGTGCTTTTAGCTAAAAGCATGGATGGGGATGCCCATAAAGGTCTTTTCAATGCTCCCACTTACCCATCCTTTATTCGTTCATGCCCTGTTTGGAATGAGGCCCAATCCGACCCAAACTCATGCTGAAGTGGATTGGCCCAATGCCATTTTATGgcgatttttatttatgttatttatgtttttttttctttctatttttctaattcaattcactttttgaCAGGAAAGAAGACTCTTAGTCTCTTACCAGTTTACTCGAACTCTCGGCCCACTGAATTGAGAAGAAATACTCTTACCAacttacattaaaaataaaataaaattgcgtTTTTAATGCAATTCACTATAAAAGGTTAAAATTGCAGTAAACTCTGTAATCGATTGTTTTAGCCATATGCtcatattttcaattctttCACTTTCAAGGTTGCTgcaaattacaaaattgaaCATTGGTGAAACTTTTCCAAATATGTTAAGGATAAATTTTGATGTCATTTGATTCTGAATGGATTTAACtcaatttggaaaataaataaactagaAATGGTCACCAGGATCAGATTGCAATCTACTTGAAAATGATATATGCaaaaacaaatagaaacaCATCCATCTTAAATCATTACATATATAGGAATTAACATAACTTGTATCCATCTCAAGCAATTAAACTCTAGGTTTGAGTCGTATCCAACACCTATTTTCTATTTGTGAAAcagataatttaattttaatgatagAAAATGCAAACATCAACTCCCTCTTTCAACCACACAATTTCACATGTATATTAGTacattattactagtatacaACTGgaatgaaagaagaagaagagttgTTTGAGTTTCTAACCCCATAAATTTTCAGGGCAATTTAAGTATAGAAGAACCTTAATATACATAGCTAGTCTTTCCTATACAAAATGATCAagctaaaaaaaaatggcGAGATAGTATtacaaaacaattttaaattaacaataataaaaaaaggtaataaaattaatacaaacAAGACACAAAATCAATACTTGTGAATTTGTTATCCATCAATCTTCATTAGCCAAATAATAGTAGTGATTTCACCGCAACTCTTAACCGAATAAGAAACTACTCTAATAATGATctaaaaacaattaatgagTGTCACATAGCGATATATTGAATGTCGTCTACCCAAACATAATAGAGCCGAATAAATGCTAGCCAAATTTCGAAAAAAGCAACGAAATGCATACTATatgaaatactccatatatttatCATAGAATCAACGTCCAGTTGCATAAaccaaacttaaaataaagatattcaAAGAGTGCATCAAGAAAACTGATAAATGTAATGCTgttaattactaatatttgacAAATGCATGATCTAGAAAAATAcaagtgtatatatattatatccCACCAAAATTCTTTTGGTTATATAGCAAAGAAATAGAAGTATTTAAAAGAGTTGAACTGCGGTTTGCTTGTTCAATTAAGCTATAAAAGCTTAAAACTGCAATTAACCCTGAATTCTGAAACTGGTCATTTTAGGCGTATATGCTCTCCTTTCACTTTCAAGATTGCtgcaaattataaaaaaatcatgtgttagttgcaaaaatatatttatttactattatatatcttaataaaacataattaatcaaGAGTCTAGCCACCTACCACTCTAGCTAGCTAGATGGTCACTATGTTTGCCATggatatatatagttttaagttttaatatgtATTGGCAAatgatatagtaattttttctgTGTTACAAAATGGTCAAGTTAAAAAGATGATTAGCTAGCatttaagaaacaaaatagaatGTGAACCACTAAACATATATCAAGAAAACAATGTGCTATGATTTAGAGTATCAGGACAACAAGCTAAGTAGATATCTCAAGGGTAAATTTGATATCATTGTGATTTTGAGTGGATTTGTGGGTCAAAttggaaaacaaattaataaattgtttgcTACAAACAAAATAGTAGACACCTCAAACAAATACCTctatattaaatcatcatACATATTGGAATTGACACAACTTGTATCACCACCAATCCCTATTTGtgaaacaaatttataatttaatatgataaaaagttaaaaaccctccctctctctcacacccacccactcacacacacacaacttATACAAAAATTCATCATGGAATGAATTGGATCAAAAGActtgtttcaaatttgaagCAAAAATGGGTGTTAGCacaaaagtagaagaaaagaGACATATATGTCAATTGAGCAACTGAGGTATACTTGCTCATATTAAttaactagtactactatttaacaGAAATGACACAGCAACAGACTCATCATCCTCATCTTTATAGATATAATGAgacaacaacaaaaattgatgTTACTTTTATAAAGGGAAAAGACATTCCTGTGGTTGTGACTGATgataatgaaagaaaattatataataaaaatttgtagCTACATATAAAGGCTTGAAACAAATATAGGCTGCAGATTATGCAAcgtagataattaattaatcatattatctatctatatatctgttggattatttaataattttattagaagCTGTGCTCCATAATTGGTGACTTAGCATTCTAATAAAACTGAAGGGAACTCCATAATATCAGGCAGAATCCCAAGAGACAAAAGATTAGACAAAATGGACatcaaagtatatatatttatctgaacaaattaatacaatattcaaatccagaaattaaaattaattataaataaataaacaaataaataaaattcccGTTGTTACTATTCATTTTCAAGTATTGAAGGTGTTTATATATGTAGtacagtatatattttaaaattttaattatttctactACTAGATAAAGGGGCGtgcaaattagggtttttgatTTAGGGTTTGTATAAAAAAGAGTATAAATTGTCGCAAAAATTCTCCACGTAATTATTGTACCGTACCGTAtgatatatatgatataattcGATTTTGACATAATTCCTATTTAATACAAGAAATATTACgatttaattcaaaatcagCATCACAATGACTAAAAAACTGACCTCAGACCGCAGAATGCTGCATAGAGGGAAAGGTAGAGTTGACCGTTCCActcaatttcttcatcttcttctttttcttcttcctatACGGGATTCCCCGCGCCTTGGCCTGGGAATCCCTAACCTCCCTCAGGTAGACTCGTATCGCCCCATTGGCGAATGGATTGGTCTCTTGTACCCCTCCATTTTCCTCGTAGGCCGCCCTGAGGCGGCCCACAAGGGCATCCAGACTGCCCCAGGCCTGCCTGAGGGGGCAAGTGCAGGGGCCCGCGGGCTCTGGATGCCCGAAGAACATGCATCCCTGCATGTGGACCTTCGTCTTCCCGAATTGGTCGAGGTAGCGCATGAATTCCAACACGTGCCCGTAATTGCACTGCGCCAGCGCCACAGGTGGGCGTTGGTTCCGCAGGTACTGGCCGAACGTGTTCCAGTCGCGCCGCTTCTGGGACTCGTACCGGCTCAGCtgcggcggaggcggcgggTGGGCGGCCGACGACGATCCCTCCTCGCCTCCGCCGTGGTCTTTAGacatcattaattttttcttaagaAAAATTTTTGGttggagaatttttttttgatgaaatgtgATGTATGATATAGtgagatggaaaaataaatcaaagagAAGAGACTATTGAGGAAACATGGTAGTATGGGACAAAGGAAAGTGCTTTAGCTatcccttttcttttctacaTTGACAACACTATTTTCTTCCTTTAATGGAAGTAATTAAGTGTAATTAGAAATGATGCTCTTCTTTATgcatctatatattttatcttaattggATTGTGGTAGCATCATTGGAAAGCAATCATTATCAAATGCCATTaggttattaattaattaacccCTAATTAATTGACTCTAGGCTTTACTAAACCATAGTTAATTAGGGAGAAAGTGATACGGACAGCATAAAATCCTACTTTTATTCCGAGGCTTCAAAGTAATATTGAAACCTGTCTCCCCTAAATTTTAGACtatgatttgatttgttatGGCTTTAATTAAGATGCTTTAATCcttgatatattaattatgcaattttcactattatttagtttttgtagCTTAGGGGCATTGTTTTTGTAGTTTCTGTTGGgctttataaattaaaaaactttgttaagttaacaaTATATCTTGCTTCTAAAAAGAGTATAATGCAATAAGTGTAACAAATTTCCAAAGTGAAGGCCAATCAGAATTTTTTGTGTATTGTTAAATGAAGTACAACATCTTGGGGAACTGCTGTTTTTTAGTATTAGATTTGTCAGTTATATTGTTTTCGACAAAATAATATACGTAGCCACGAATCATGTAGCCAAAAAGACAAACAACCATTAACTATAAGTTGGTTGGCCATCTAATCCCTACATATGTGTATGTAATTATAGAGGGACTAATCTACAAAATACTTGAATTTGATAGTAAATTTTCACTATCCACTAGCTGAAAATAGTTCTCGgtttttacattaaaaaatatttttatttgaacttCTTCCTAATATGGTTTCGACTTTCGATGCATATTAAGTCGATgagaatttatttgttatgcgTGTAGTAGTTGATGAAGGCGATATGTTTAGCGTTGGTAATGATTCTCtgtgaatatataatttagatatttaattttgttaaaacttATATAAAGTAAAACAGATAATCAATTTTGTAATTCTCTATTAAATATGGTTTAAGTTGTCGTTAATCTCATAGTGCTGCAGCTTTGCCCTAACCTCTAAAGGGTTGAGGTTCACTATCATTTGCCCTAATCTCATAGCtagttttatttatcatatatgtgaatatttgattaataatttgCTTTTGCCCATTTTATGATTTGCAATGAACTAAATACCCCGTAATTAATTGGTTTGACCATTTCACCCCTACGAGGAAAAAGGTAGGATTTTCTCACAATCTAGGATGATTTCGTTGAACCTTAAGATTCCGATTAAAGTAATAAAGGGAGATCTAGGATTAATTAGGCTACATATATAggtaaaaagaaaagcaatATCTGAATCAATTCGTAGGGACgattataattgataaatctGTAAAAATGATGCTTTCTTTAGTTATTAATCTAGTGTTATTTGTAGACTGTAGTTAAGATTAATCTATATATTAATCGTCCCAACATCATTGTCATGATCATCCACACTATTCAtgaaaattaacaatatttacGTTGCTATGCAGTGATAATAATGGATTAGTATGAGACTAAATACTAACTCCTTGGCtcattgatttaattatatagtaagATATAGGGCATATGGGctaaaactgaaaattttcccactaacaaatattaaatgcatATACTTGTTCTCTGTTGACCCATTTTATAGGTGGGTTATTGTGGGATTGGTCCATTAAATCCACCTAAAACCATTGTTTTGTACTAGTATGTAGTATGAATGATTTATACTTCTGTAAAAGTCCGACGGGCTTATAGATAATCCTGGCCTGCTATGGATAGTTCCCAATTTCACTATTGGGCTGCGAAACATAATCCTATAAAATATGTTGAATTATGCAGTGGTGGGCTgtgaatcaataaaattaggCATGATAATTTTgtcacataaaatatttgaaaatattaaattttatatatgtcttttattttaaattactcaCAATACGAGTTTTATGCACAACTAGAATAAGAATAAGTAAGAGAgggataaaaagaaaaaaaatattaaagtattattagtaaagAATGAGTCAAATaatattagagagaaaaattctcctaaaatagaaagtgcatGATTTTAAGGGATTAACcaaaatagatatatatagttgttattttaactTATCGTTcggaatattatttattgcaaatattttcatgGGATTTAACAAAATTGTAATGCATGGGGAAGAGTAGAGAGTGATGTCGGTGCAGAGGCATGGACGAGGAGAAACCTTTATGTAAAAAACGGAGAGGAATATGAATGAATCTTAATACACCTGAAAAAATGGGATTCCAAAAATATGTAGGTATTGTAGTACTGCATATTCTGCATATTCGAGGAGAGCTTGATTTAATAAGTGCTATTATATTCAAGGGTAAATTGCTTCATAAGTCATGAATTTTGGCaaaagtttggtttttcccATCAACTTTAAAAGTTGCATGAgaagtcatgaactttacctTCTGTTGCCGATTTCCCGAGTCGAGTATTCAGGCCATCCGTGTGCTGACGTGTAAATTACTATTCCACTCACTTTGAAGCTCCAATCTAATAATCAGATTCATCCATGGCGTCCATTTCCACAATTATCTCTGTCTTCTCGCTCCTCCTCTTCACTTACACTGCCCTCTCCAATCATTCGCCTTCTCCTCATCCGCATCCACCCGCCGGAAGAGATAGACGGAGAGGGCGAAGGTGGCAGCAGCCCCGTCTTTGAGGGCTGTTCGGCGGCGAGTTGTAGAGGACCGAGAGTATGGGAGGAGGCGAACCGAGGGTGATGACTGGACACTGGCGACGGACCAACACCGTGAGACATGCAAGCGAGAGAGTGGTAGTGCGACGGAGCTCACCTCTGGAAGCGCCACGAAACAAGAACAAAGTCGAGAGAAGAGGGGTGATGTTTAGGGAATTAAGTTTGGACTTGGCAAGAGAAGAAGAGACGGAGAGATAGGGAACCGAGAACAAGGGAGAGGGCGAACAGAGGATAGTGATGGGATGCCGACGACGGCGCAGAAGCGGCTAACAAGTTTGTAATCTCAGCATAATCATGCTAAACAAAGAGAGAACTTGATTTGTTTATTGAGTCAATCGAAATTACAAATACAAGTGTGTAAATCGCCTTGTATATTTGGTGAAAGCTAGAAGATCAAActctaataaaaaaactaactaatGACAGCTAGGATGGCAGCTGAATGAGCTGAGCTCAAGTCTTCACTTCAATCATCATCTCGAAGCTTCCATAGATGATCAGCTTCTCGGAGTTGAACTTGATCTTGATCACATATATAAGAGCCCCCCTCAAGATGGACTATATACCGTTGTAAAATCCATCTTGGCCAACAGATTATGAAAGGGAGTTGATGCCAAAGGCTTGGTGAATATATCAGCAAGCTGAAGGTGATTGTGGACATGTATAGGCTTAATAACTCCTTCAAGTAGCTTTTCTCGAACTGTGTGGCAGTCAATTTCAATGTGTTTAGTACGCTCATGAAACACCGGATTGGAGCTAATGTAACAATAAAGGGGAACATGCTGCTTCACAGGAACACCAAAATCCTTCAGTAAAGCCACAATccaaactactccctccgtccgctattaggagtcccattcatgggcgacacgggttttaacaaatgttaagaaaagtggatggaaaaaagttagtggaatatgggtcccacttgtatatattagttttaaatgaaatgtgagtggaatgagttagtggaaggtgggaccctattaccatttatggtaaaagtgaaccgggactcttattcgcggacagactaaaatggaaaaacaagactcttattcgcggacggagggagtacttcacAGAATGCCAAAGCCATTGCCCTATATTCTGCTTCAGCTGAGGATCTAGAATCCGTGTGCTACTTCTTAGAACGCCAAGAGATCAAAGAGCTTCCCAAGAATAAGCAAAAACCAGATATGCTCCTTCTTGTGTCTGGACAAGCAGCCCAGTCTGCATCAGAGAAAATGCTCAAGGATGGATCTACTTTAGCTGAGTAAAAAAGACCATGGCCTAGGGTGCCTTTCAAATACTTAAGAACTTTTTCACCGGCTAGCATATGCCCTGAACAAGGCTTGGACAAGAATTGGCTAAGTTTATTCACTGCAAAGGTGATATCAGGTCTATTATGCAGAGATACACTAGACGGCCAATCAGTCTTCTATAGACAATAGGATCAGAAAGAGGCTCTCCCTCATCTTGTTGCAGTGTTTTAGATGAATCCATAGGGATAGCAGAGGGTTTGCAGCCAAGAAGGCATGCATCAGAAACCAGATCCAATGCATACTTGTGTTGGGAAATGAAAATACCATTGTGGTTCTTAGCAATTTCAATCCCCAGAAAATATTTAGGTGTGCCTAGATCCTTGTACTTGAAGTGGTTAGTGAGAAACTCTTTGAAACTTGTTATCAAGTATTTCATCTACATAAATGACAACTCCAAATATGAACCATTAGAGGAATGTTTGTAGAAATAAGAGTGGTCTGATGCTGATTGAGATAGGCCAAAACCAGACAGAACTTGTGAGAACTTCAAATACCATTGCCGAGAAGCTTGCTTAAGGCCATAAAGAGATTTTTTCAGCTTGCAAACAAGCATTCCAGATTCTGGTGGAGCTTCTAGAACAACCAAACCATGTGGCAGTGTCATgtatatttcttcatcaagtTCACCATATAAGAAAGCATTATTAATATCAAGATGAGCAAGCTTCCATCCATGTATAACAGCTAGAGCAAGAACCATTTTTACAGTATTGATGAGGAAAGAAGCTGTAAGGATGCACTCTCCCCAGAATTCCATAGGAAGATGAGATTGAAAAAGGAGACTCCAACAAATGTTGATGTTTCCTTTCTACTCTGGCATTTTGTTGGAGTGTTTCTACACAAGAGTGTTGAGAAATAGTTCCATATGTAGGGAGTAGGGAAGTAAGGTTGAACTCGGGAGCATTATCACTTCTCatcatttttatctttttt is a window from the Salvia hispanica cultivar TCC Black 2014 chromosome 1, UniMelb_Shisp_WGS_1.0, whole genome shotgun sequence genome containing:
- the LOC125201704 gene encoding protein LIGHT-DEPENDENT SHORT HYPOCOTYLS 10-like; its protein translation is MMSKDHGGGEEGSSSAAHPPPPPQLSRYESQKRRDWNTFGQYLRNQRPPVALAQCNYGHVLEFMRYLDQFGKTKVHMQGCMFFGHPEPAGPCTCPLRQAWGSLDALVGRLRAAYEENGGVQETNPFANGAIRVYLREVRDSQAKARGIPYRKKKKKKMKKLSGTVNSTFPSMQHSAV